Proteins encoded in a region of the Shewanella polaris genome:
- a CDS encoding GMC oxidoreductase, with the protein MKMKTEVCIVGSGFAGAIMASRLIDAGFSVSLLERGPWRSTLPVNSSGIRHTSPLPTGKKILTSLLRTFNHPKLPFRSITPSKHGLFEYSVHNGINTACSSGVGGGSHVYGALLGRSPDKNYWNTTVSGLNEQMMDKHYRRVEEELKAIAPDSINQIPNFAPDKWCNSSVFDVSEAVTQPNMGLLFDQAEADSGEQENIKRKTARFKGDSVLGSPSGAKSTVDFIYLIPALKKGLKILDLHEVQHIKKSPQNTYTINAKNLRNKQSLDIICQHVFFAAGTMNTIKLLFKSQVSGGLNDMPMLGQGFGSNGDYSAIWELQDKNSDFTQGTPCHGRVAIHGASDTPNYVLGGVDIPRLPHWVPKSIRTKINRQKHNVLLIGMGADAADGVFSFQENNLTLTYEQKNSPIYEQIRQGFKQVSKSSGKSVRYGYKAVTVHPFGGAKIAQDDTTGVIDHKGEIFNNPELYIVDASALPKAVGGPPSLTIGAWSSLVAEKFIQNHSPSMEKNNIMINDTLCTKNLVGKSFKDLDAIFSTLASPSHKLEIDGNYWGKLIMARGLNWMPYIVRRPLVWVVEKILLRNWKGKCFNQDKGINLFGRYDKSKKALPFNVAVEISRDGTGLVVQLDYNIEKNPQKFRKILGEARQLNETEWLARMYYGDKNWFYYSLKQ; encoded by the coding sequence ATGAAAATGAAAACAGAAGTATGCATTGTCGGCAGTGGATTTGCAGGTGCCATCATGGCCTCAAGGCTGATCGATGCTGGGTTCAGTGTTTCTTTACTGGAGAGAGGTCCTTGGCGTTCAACACTCCCCGTCAATTCATCAGGCATTCGACATACTTCTCCTTTGCCTACGGGTAAAAAAATATTGACTAGCCTGTTGCGTACCTTCAATCATCCTAAGCTTCCTTTTAGATCTATTACACCTTCTAAACATGGCTTATTTGAATACAGTGTGCATAACGGTATCAACACTGCCTGCTCTTCTGGTGTTGGTGGTGGTAGTCACGTATATGGTGCATTATTGGGGCGTTCACCCGATAAAAATTATTGGAATACTACCGTTAGCGGCCTGAATGAACAGATGATGGATAAACATTATCGTCGTGTAGAAGAAGAGCTTAAAGCTATCGCGCCAGACTCCATAAATCAAATCCCTAATTTTGCTCCTGATAAATGGTGTAACAGTTCGGTTTTTGATGTTTCAGAAGCCGTAACTCAGCCCAATATGGGCTTACTATTTGACCAAGCCGAGGCTGACTCTGGCGAACAAGAGAATATAAAACGAAAAACGGCGAGATTTAAAGGTGATTCTGTTTTGGGCTCGCCGAGTGGCGCCAAAAGTACGGTTGATTTTATCTACCTTATTCCAGCCTTAAAAAAAGGTTTGAAAATATTAGACCTGCATGAAGTGCAACACATCAAAAAATCGCCACAAAATACCTATACGATTAATGCCAAAAACTTACGCAATAAGCAATCTTTGGACATAATTTGCCAGCATGTTTTTTTTGCGGCTGGTACCATGAATACCATCAAATTATTATTTAAAAGCCAAGTTAGTGGTGGTTTGAATGACATGCCCATGCTAGGTCAAGGATTTGGTTCAAATGGAGATTATTCAGCTATTTGGGAATTGCAGGATAAAAACAGTGACTTTACACAAGGGACGCCTTGCCATGGACGAGTCGCTATACATGGAGCCTCTGATACTCCTAACTATGTATTAGGCGGTGTTGATATTCCGCGGTTACCTCATTGGGTGCCTAAATCAATCCGTACAAAAATAAATCGTCAAAAACATAATGTGCTGTTAATTGGTATGGGCGCTGATGCTGCTGATGGTGTATTTAGCTTTCAAGAAAACAATCTCACGCTAACATATGAGCAAAAAAACAGTCCTATATATGAGCAAATTAGACAAGGGTTTAAGCAGGTGAGTAAATCTTCGGGAAAATCTGTTCGTTATGGTTATAAAGCTGTCACTGTACATCCTTTTGGTGGAGCAAAAATTGCTCAGGATGACACTACTGGAGTCATTGATCATAAAGGTGAGATTTTCAATAACCCTGAATTGTACATCGTTGATGCCTCTGCATTGCCCAAGGCTGTAGGTGGTCCACCATCATTAACCATAGGAGCTTGGAGCTCACTAGTAGCAGAGAAGTTTATTCAGAATCACTCCCCATCGATGGAAAAAAATAACATCATGATAAATGATACTTTATGTACTAAAAATTTGGTCGGTAAATCATTTAAAGATTTGGATGCGATATTTTCAACTCTAGCATCCCCATCTCATAAGCTTGAAATCGATGGAAACTATTGGGGAAAACTAATAATGGCAAGAGGGTTAAACTGGATGCCGTATATAGTTCGTCGCCCGTTAGTGTGGGTTGTAGAAAAGATTTTGTTAAGGAACTGGAAGGGAAAATGTTTTAACCAAGATAAAGGGATTAATCTGTTTGGTCGATATGACAAATCTAAAAAAGCACTTCCTTTTAATGTGGCTGTTGAGATTAGTCGAGACGGTACTGGGCTGGTAGTTCAATTGGATTATAATATTGAAAAAAATCCACAGAAGTTTAGAAAAATATTAGGTGAAGCAAGACAGTTAAATGAAACTGAGTGGTTGGCGCGTATGTATTATGGCGATAAAAACTGGTTCTACTACAGTTTAAAGCAATGA
- a CDS encoding transglutaminase-like domain-containing protein: protein MKDYLCDTDFIDYSDIKIQQISAAVCSPTGSNTENAIALYLYVRDSIKYDPYALTFNKSCFTASEILKAGKGYCVSKAILLTALLRSVNIPARLGFSDVVNHLSSKKLLERMRTNIFYYHGYVEIFLNDQWVIATPAFDSNLCKTLGIPPLEFDGKHDSKFQKYDDAGNQYMEYRHNHGHFSDVPYDLLVEKYSCYYPALMNSGHAPYSGDLHVEIKSDMKQ, encoded by the coding sequence ATGAAAGACTATCTTTGTGACACAGATTTTATTGATTATTCAGATATAAAAATACAACAAATATCTGCTGCGGTATGTTCACCTACAGGGTCAAATACAGAAAACGCAATCGCCCTTTATTTATACGTACGCGACTCAATAAAATATGATCCTTATGCATTAACGTTCAATAAATCATGCTTTACTGCCAGCGAAATACTTAAGGCAGGTAAAGGGTACTGTGTTTCGAAGGCCATTCTATTAACTGCACTGTTAAGGTCGGTAAACATTCCTGCTCGACTTGGGTTTTCCGATGTTGTAAATCATTTATCATCGAAAAAATTATTAGAACGCATGAGAACCAATATATTTTATTACCATGGCTATGTAGAGATTTTTTTGAATGACCAGTGGGTAATTGCTACCCCTGCATTTGATAGTAATCTGTGTAAAACTTTAGGTATTCCACCACTTGAGTTTGATGGTAAACACGATTCAAAATTTCAAAAATATGATGATGCGGGAAATCAATATATGGAATATAGACATAATCACGGACATTTTTCAGATGTCCCGTATGATCTTCTTGTTGAAAAATATAGCTGTTATTATCCTGCATTAATGAATTCAGGTCATGCGCCTTACTCTGGTGACTTACATGTGGAAATTAAAAGCGATATGAAACAATGA
- a CDS encoding LysR family transcriptional regulator: MIDDIEIFIKVTELGSFSAAADSLNLPQSTVSRKIQRLEDQLEVRLLNRTTRQVKVTPAGQEYYLQCVQIFKDLLEANRSVKASNEAPKGLLRITAPIESINLFLGQIINDFLNLYPEIEVDVVASNTMVNPIEQGFDVAIRLANLKDSTLIARSLGRPRDYLCAAPAYIEKYGYPTDIENLSLHKCLRMSNPEPLSTWELKRGKERKLVTVEGPATVNSLVLLHTLTCGGHGIAKLPGYLCRENIDNGSLITLLPDWSFPLRTLSVVYPSSRHLSANVRIFVDYIIEKSKYFDFLN; encoded by the coding sequence ATGATCGATGACATAGAAATATTTATTAAAGTTACCGAACTAGGTAGCTTTAGTGCTGCGGCTGACAGTTTGAACTTACCTCAGTCGACGGTCAGTCGTAAAATTCAGCGTTTGGAAGACCAGTTAGAAGTACGATTATTAAATCGAACGACTCGACAAGTAAAAGTCACTCCGGCTGGGCAGGAATACTATTTACAATGTGTTCAAATTTTCAAAGATTTACTTGAAGCTAATCGGTCCGTGAAAGCATCAAATGAAGCTCCAAAAGGATTACTCAGAATAACGGCACCCATTGAATCTATTAACCTATTTTTAGGCCAAATTATTAATGATTTTTTAAATTTATATCCAGAGATTGAAGTAGATGTGGTTGCTAGCAATACTATGGTTAATCCGATTGAACAAGGATTTGATGTCGCTATTCGTCTTGCCAATTTAAAAGATTCAACACTTATAGCACGATCGCTAGGCCGCCCACGAGACTATTTATGCGCGGCACCTGCCTACATTGAAAAGTATGGTTACCCAACTGATATCGAAAACTTAAGCCTGCATAAATGTTTACGCATGAGCAATCCAGAGCCTCTTTCTACTTGGGAACTTAAGCGGGGTAAAGAACGTAAATTAGTTACAGTAGAAGGCCCAGCAACGGTTAACAGTTTAGTATTACTTCACACATTAACCTGTGGAGGCCATGGTATTGCAAAACTACCCGGTTATCTATGCCGTGAAAATATTGATAACGGATCATTAATTACTTTATTGCCCGACTGGTCATTTCCATTGCGTACACTTTCAGTTGTTTACCCTTCAAGTCGACACCTATCCGCTAACGTCCGTATTTTTGTTGATTACATCATTGAAAAATCAAAATATTTTGACTTCTTGAATTGA
- a CDS encoding helix-turn-helix domain-containing protein, whose translation MTKKITTHLESGLFKGKPRQKTVQHRNATTTPEMRQFIQQSDYSVSQLSKILNISEATIRKWRKRDSIDNTPNTPHKLNTTLSPMEEYVMLGLRYQLKMPLDRLLKVTQEFINPNVSRSGLARCLKRFGVSKLDEFDSPFVPEKFFNQLPITQGADIQTYTVNPKTLADTLALPSPDPDNVVQVVSLSIPPQLTEQQAYSVLLGVDFKSDWVYLDIYQDSHTQASNRYITHVLKHGPFHLRKLLVRNYHTFLARFPGASQPAAVSTSTIDAAGSQHQITEPQLSNGDSYEPIQ comes from the coding sequence ATGACAAAAAAGATAACAACACATTTAGAATCAGGTCTATTTAAGGGCAAACCTCGCCAAAAAACGGTTCAACACCGTAATGCGACGACGACGCCTGAAATGCGTCAATTTATTCAGCAATCCGATTACAGCGTCAGTCAATTATCCAAAATCCTCAATATCAGCGAAGCCACAATACGTAAGTGGCGTAAACGTGACTCAATCGATAACACCCCAAATACCCCGCACAAACTCAACACGACACTATCTCCGATGGAAGAATACGTGATGCTGGGCTTGCGTTATCAATTAAAAATGCCTTTAGATAGGCTACTAAAAGTCACCCAAGAATTTATCAACCCCAATGTCTCTCGCTCCGGCCTTGCCCGCTGCTTAAAGCGTTTTGGGGTCTCTAAACTAGACGAATTTGACAGCCCTTTTGTGCCGGAAAAATTCTTCAATCAGCTGCCGATTACTCAGGGAGCTGATATACAAACCTATACTGTTAACCCTAAGACCTTAGCCGATACTTTAGCCCTGCCAAGTCCAGATCCAGACAACGTAGTGCAAGTGGTGTCGTTAAGTATTCCGCCTCAATTAACAGAGCAGCAAGCCTATTCTGTTTTGCTTGGAGTCGATTTTAAGTCTGATTGGGTTTACCTCGATATTTATCAAGACAGCCATACCCAAGCGAGTAATCGCTATATCACGCATGTCTTAAAGCACGGACCATTTCATTTACGTAAGTTATTGGTTCGGAACTATCACACTTTTCTTGCTCGATTTCCCGGAGCAAGTCAACCAGCAGCAGTATCCACTAGCACCATTGATGCAGCTGGATCCCAACACCAGATAACTGAACCTCAGTTATCAAACGGAGACTCATATGAGCCAATCCAGTAA